The following are from one region of the Natronosporangium hydrolyticum genome:
- a CDS encoding carbohydrate ABC transporter permease: MTGTSVAPDPGTRSGAGGGGRGSPRAVRQGLSEKALGRIFISPSIALMSLVALFPVIWAFVLSLYVYTRRQPEGFGGFDNYVTALTNPRFWDSLQFTFVFTLSSVTLEFVIGMGFALLMNQAFRGRGVTRAAILIPWVIPTVVAAQMWFFMFNVTPGFINTIFGLGNFNWLGQSGTAAFAIIFADVWKTAPFVALLLLAGLQTIPNDVYESGKVDGAGPAARFFHITLPLLKPAILVALLFRTVDALRVYDLPQVMTRGAFDTESLSMLVQQYVVRTPNPGLGAALSTITFVLILGIGIIFVRLLGRDLVIGREEGK, from the coding sequence ATGACCGGCACATCAGTTGCACCGGACCCGGGCACCCGGTCGGGCGCCGGAGGTGGCGGTCGTGGGAGTCCCCGCGCCGTCCGGCAAGGGCTATCCGAAAAGGCCCTGGGGAGAATTTTCATCTCCCCGTCGATCGCGTTGATGTCGCTGGTGGCGCTGTTCCCAGTCATCTGGGCATTCGTCCTCAGCCTCTACGTCTACACGCGACGGCAGCCGGAGGGCTTCGGCGGCTTCGACAATTACGTGACGGCGTTGACGAATCCGCGATTCTGGGATTCGTTGCAGTTCACCTTCGTCTTCACGCTTAGTTCAGTGACGCTGGAATTCGTCATCGGCATGGGCTTCGCGCTCCTGATGAACCAGGCATTCCGCGGCCGGGGGGTGACCCGGGCGGCGATCCTGATCCCGTGGGTCATCCCGACGGTGGTCGCGGCCCAGATGTGGTTCTTTATGTTCAACGTCACGCCGGGCTTCATCAACACCATCTTCGGGCTAGGGAACTTCAACTGGCTCGGACAGAGCGGCACCGCCGCCTTCGCGATCATCTTCGCGGATGTCTGGAAGACCGCCCCGTTCGTGGCGCTGCTGCTGCTGGCCGGGCTCCAGACCATCCCGAACGACGTCTACGAGAGCGGCAAGGTCGACGGCGCCGGTCCGGCCGCCCGGTTCTTCCACATCACGCTGCCGCTGCTCAAGCCGGCGATCCTGGTGGCGCTGCTGTTCCGGACCGTGGACGCGCTACGCGTCTACGACCTGCCCCAGGTGATGACCCGTGGGGCGTTCGACACCGAATCACTATCGATGCTGGTCCAGCAGTATGTGGTCCGTACCCCGAACCCCGGACTCGGTGCCGCGCTCTCCACCATCACCTTCGTCCTGATCCTCGGTATCGGCATCATCTTCGTCCGGCTGCTCGGTCGGGATCTCGTCATCGGCAGAGAGGAGGGTAAGTAA
- a CDS encoding winged helix-turn-helix domain-containing protein: MARPHRAPIRDESSAALAGYTVAIASDRRRHGVAALLESVGARTVGVQAARSVAKPDPAQLRAATERCLAAPCQEVVISTALGLRAWLTAARRWGVRDELVARFAGARLLARDAAAADGLRALGFREIFSTEGESTEELLRFLAAQSLHGQRVVVQTDRQSLTEATAVLAGRGAEVVDVPTYTATGPAETFSVRRLLDLVARRQVEALALVGGQAADQLRSQAVREGRLAELTEALREEVICVALGPDSAAPLATAQPALAAAPYPAELAEALLARLPSRALRVASARHQLELRGHAVVLDGSLIPVQAGPLAVLRALAQHPGEVLSAADIRAALPQPSDVDDHAVEMAISRLRQALRTAAPHPAADLVQTIVKHGYRLAL, translated from the coding sequence TTGGCCCGTCCGCACCGCGCGCCCATTCGCGACGAATCGTCGGCGGCGCTGGCGGGCTACACGGTGGCCATCGCCAGCGACCGGCGGCGGCACGGCGTCGCGGCACTGCTGGAGAGTGTAGGCGCGCGCACCGTCGGTGTTCAAGCCGCCCGGTCGGTCGCCAAACCAGATCCGGCCCAACTCCGGGCGGCGACGGAACGCTGCCTCGCCGCCCCCTGCCAGGAGGTCGTCATCTCCACCGCCCTGGGGCTCCGCGCCTGGCTCACCGCCGCCCGACGCTGGGGGGTGCGCGACGAACTGGTCGCCCGGTTCGCCGGTGCCCGCCTGCTCGCCCGGGACGCCGCCGCCGCCGACGGACTGCGGGCGCTCGGCTTCCGCGAAATCTTCTCCACCGAGGGTGAGAGCACCGAGGAGCTGCTCCGGTTCTTAGCGGCGCAGTCACTGCACGGGCAACGAGTAGTGGTGCAGACCGACCGGCAGTCGTTGACCGAGGCGACCGCGGTCTTGGCCGGCCGCGGGGCCGAGGTGGTCGACGTGCCCACCTACACCGCGACGGGCCCGGCCGAGACGTTCTCGGTACGCCGGCTACTCGACCTGGTGGCGCGCCGGCAGGTCGAAGCGTTAGCGCTGGTCGGCGGCCAAGCTGCCGACCAGCTCCGGAGCCAGGCGGTACGCGAGGGACGGCTCGCCGAGCTGACCGAGGCGCTGCGCGAGGAGGTGATCTGCGTCGCGTTGGGGCCGGACAGCGCGGCCCCGCTCGCCACCGCGCAACCGGCGCTCGCCGCCGCCCCGTACCCCGCCGAGTTGGCCGAGGCGCTGCTCGCCCGGCTGCCCAGCCGGGCGTTACGGGTCGCCTCCGCCAGACATCAGCTGGAGCTGCGGGGTCACGCGGTGGTGCTCGACGGCTCGCTGATCCCGGTCCAGGCCGGCCCGCTGGCGGTGCTCCGGGCGCTGGCGCAGCACCCCGGCGAGGTGCTCTCGGCCGCCGACATCCGGGCCGCCCTCCCCCAGCCCTCCGATGTGGATGACCATGCGGTAGAGATGGCGATCTCCCGACTTCGGCAGGCGCTCCGCACCGCCGCTCCGCACCCAGCCGCCGACCTGGTGCAGACCATCGTCAAACACGGCTACCGGCTCGCACTCTGA
- a CDS encoding ABC transporter substrate-binding protein, giving the protein MPRRVQLSAILAALVLVTAGCVATNDAGGKGRFAGETVEVAAIWTGTEQASFRAVLDAFEEDTGATVRYTSGGDDLPTLLNSRLAGGSPPDVALLGQPGVVAQYARRGVLAELTGEAAEAVRAHYSPFWVELGSVEDALYGVHYKVAHKSLIWYRVEAFDEAGVSPPQTWPELLDATRTLADAGVGTMSVPGADGWVLTDWFENAYLRVAGAERYDQLAQREIPWTDPSVVATLELLQEYWTLDRAVQGDPLQLKFDQAVADVFGPVPKSAMLFQADFVAAEIQRLGTVAVGDQARFFPWPSIDGSPSSVVVASDQAVAFTDRPAAMALLAFLASPAAAEIAAGYGGFLSANQHLDLAAYPEPETRELAESLHTAEVVRFDLSDLAPQTFGGGTSASMWRLLQEFLADPADPARLAQRLEAAAERDFGTRP; this is encoded by the coding sequence ATGCCACGCAGGGTACAGCTCAGCGCCATCCTGGCGGCGCTCGTGCTGGTCACTGCGGGGTGTGTGGCCACCAACGATGCCGGCGGGAAAGGCCGATTCGCCGGTGAGACCGTCGAGGTCGCCGCGATCTGGACCGGCACCGAGCAGGCCAGCTTCCGAGCCGTACTCGACGCCTTCGAAGAGGATACCGGCGCGACGGTGCGTTACACCTCGGGCGGTGACGATCTCCCTACGCTGTTGAACAGCCGGCTCGCCGGTGGCTCGCCGCCGGACGTGGCGCTGCTGGGGCAGCCCGGCGTGGTAGCCCAGTACGCCCGCCGAGGCGTGCTCGCGGAGCTCACCGGCGAGGCGGCCGAGGCGGTACGGGCCCACTACTCCCCGTTCTGGGTCGAGCTCGGCAGCGTGGAAGACGCCCTGTATGGCGTCCACTACAAGGTCGCCCACAAGTCGCTGATCTGGTACCGGGTCGAGGCGTTCGACGAGGCCGGCGTCTCCCCGCCGCAGACCTGGCCGGAGCTGCTCGACGCCACCCGGACGCTGGCCGACGCGGGCGTCGGCACCATGTCGGTGCCGGGGGCGGACGGCTGGGTGCTGACCGACTGGTTCGAGAACGCGTACCTGCGGGTCGCCGGCGCGGAGCGCTACGACCAGTTGGCGCAGCGGGAGATCCCCTGGACCGACCCGAGCGTGGTGGCGACCCTGGAGCTGCTGCAGGAGTACTGGACCCTGGACCGGGCGGTCCAGGGGGATCCGCTGCAGCTCAAGTTCGACCAGGCGGTGGCGGACGTGTTCGGGCCGGTGCCGAAGTCAGCGATGCTGTTCCAGGCCGACTTCGTCGCCGCCGAGATCCAGCGGCTCGGCACCGTCGCCGTCGGCGACCAGGCCCGGTTCTTCCCGTGGCCGTCGATCGACGGTTCGCCCTCCTCGGTGGTGGTCGCCAGCGACCAGGCGGTGGCGTTCACCGACCGCCCTGCGGCGATGGCGCTGCTCGCCTTCCTCGCCTCGCCGGCGGCCGCGGAGATCGCCGCGGGGTACGGCGGGTTTCTCTCGGCCAACCAACACCTCGATCTCGCCGCCTATCCGGAGCCGGAGACCCGGGAGCTGGCCGAGTCGCTGCACACCGCCGAGGTGGTGCGCTTCGACCTCTCCGACCTCGCCCCGCAGACCTTCGGTGGCGGCACCAGCGCCAGCATGTGGCGGCTGCTGCAGGAGTTCCTCGCGGACCCGGCCGACCCCGCCCGGCTCGCCCAGCGGCTCGAGGCGGCGGCCGAGCGTGACTTCGGGACCCGGCCGTGA
- a CDS encoding LacI family DNA-binding transcriptional regulator, translating to MTVDDHTNRPEATRSRRVTISTIAAEAGVSVPTVSRVINGRSDVAPQTRERVEELLRRHGYRRRASRPRSNARLIDLVFNDLDSPWAVEIIRGVEDVAHAAGVGTVVSAIHRKPALARQWLQNLRARASDGVILVLSNLDTPLQAELRRLAVPMVVVDPAGGPSLDAPTIGATNWAGGLAATEYLLSLGHQRIGLISGPRPLLCSRARLDGYRAGLEAAGVQLKDELIREGDFYHESGFHGGQELLSLPDPPTAIFASSDQMAFGVYEAIRQRGRRVPDDVSVIGFDDLPEVRWSSPPLTTVRQPLAEMGSLAARTVLRLAGGDTVDSPRVELATELVIRESTAAVDR from the coding sequence GTGACGGTCGACGACCACACCAACCGGCCGGAGGCCACGCGCTCCCGGCGCGTCACCATCAGCACAATCGCGGCCGAGGCCGGAGTCTCGGTGCCGACCGTTTCCCGGGTGATCAACGGGCGTTCGGATGTCGCCCCGCAGACCCGCGAGCGGGTGGAAGAGCTGCTCCGCCGGCACGGCTACCGCCGCCGGGCCTCCCGACCCCGCAGCAATGCCCGGCTGATCGACCTGGTCTTCAACGATCTCGACAGCCCGTGGGCGGTCGAGATCATCCGCGGGGTGGAGGATGTCGCCCACGCCGCCGGTGTCGGCACTGTGGTCTCAGCGATCCACCGCAAGCCCGCGCTGGCGCGGCAGTGGCTACAAAACCTGCGCGCCCGCGCCTCCGACGGGGTCATCCTGGTCTTGTCTAATCTCGACACACCGCTCCAGGCGGAGCTGCGGCGGCTGGCGGTGCCGATGGTGGTGGTCGACCCGGCCGGCGGCCCGAGTCTGGACGCACCGACGATCGGGGCCACCAACTGGGCCGGCGGCCTCGCCGCCACCGAATACCTCCTGTCGCTCGGCCACCAGCGGATCGGGCTGATCTCCGGGCCCCGGCCGCTGCTGTGCAGCCGGGCCCGGCTCGATGGTTACCGGGCCGGCCTGGAGGCGGCGGGGGTTCAGCTCAAGGACGAACTCATCCGGGAGGGCGATTTCTACCACGAGTCTGGCTTTCACGGCGGCCAGGAGCTGCTGTCGTTGCCGGACCCGCCCACCGCGATCTTCGCCTCCAGTGACCAGATGGCGTTCGGGGTGTATGAAGCGATCCGGCAGCGCGGGCGTCGAGTGCCCGACGACGTGAGCGTGATCGGCTTCGACGACCTGCCCGAGGTCCGCTGGTCCTCGCCGCCGTTGACCACCGTCCGCCAACCGTTGGCGGAGATGGGCTCGCTCGCCGCCCGGACCGTGCTGCGCCTCGCCGGTGGGGACACGGTCGACAGCCCGCGGGTCGAGCTCGCCACCGAACTGGTGATCCGAGAGAGCACCGCCGCCGTTGACCGCTGA
- a CDS encoding ABC transporter permease subunit — protein MTAPPRPRARDHRRTAVYFLAPTLVIVGVLVAYPILSTLWMSLHSDDGTRFVGLANYAEMLTSEDTRRALANNAIWVLVAPTVVTALGLVFAVLTERVTLVNAFRLVLFMPMAISFLAAGVTFRMVYDEDPNRGLLNAALVSVHDSFAEPSPYPGATVREDPELRAVDGAIHTTTPVSSGEVVLLPLVGLPADEVPDEAAQAAAPAPGPGVSGLVWRDFLRGGEGTDGAVDPGEYGLPGVSVEALQGGTVVAETVTGADGSFAFPELAGGGYTVRLAAGNFTEPYRGLTWLGPGLVTPAIIGSYIWVWAGFAMVVISAGFSSIPRAAVESARLDGASEWQVLRLITIPLLRPVLAVVVVTLVINVLKIFDLVLVLAPESVQPEANVLGLEMYHASFTRLNAGLGSAIAVLLFALVLPGMAWRARMLRRQERRGY, from the coding sequence GTGACCGCCCCGCCGCGGCCGCGGGCCCGGGATCACCGGCGGACCGCGGTCTATTTCCTCGCCCCCACCCTGGTGATCGTGGGAGTGCTGGTCGCCTACCCGATCCTCAGCACGCTGTGGATGAGTCTGCACAGCGACGATGGCACGCGCTTCGTCGGGCTCGCCAACTATGCCGAGATGCTCACCTCGGAGGACACCCGGCGGGCGCTGGCCAACAACGCCATCTGGGTACTGGTAGCGCCGACCGTGGTGACCGCGTTGGGGCTGGTCTTCGCGGTGCTCACCGAGCGGGTCACGCTGGTCAACGCGTTCCGGCTGGTGTTGTTCATGCCGATGGCGATCTCGTTCCTGGCCGCCGGGGTGACCTTCCGGATGGTCTATGACGAGGATCCGAACCGGGGGCTACTCAACGCGGCCCTGGTCAGCGTCCACGACAGCTTCGCTGAACCGTCGCCCTACCCCGGCGCGACGGTCCGCGAGGACCCAGAGCTACGCGCCGTCGATGGGGCCATCCATACCACTACGCCGGTCAGCAGCGGGGAGGTGGTGCTGCTGCCGTTGGTCGGGCTGCCGGCGGACGAGGTTCCCGACGAGGCGGCGCAGGCGGCGGCGCCAGCGCCCGGGCCGGGCGTGTCCGGGCTGGTGTGGCGGGACTTTCTGCGCGGTGGCGAGGGCACGGACGGAGCGGTCGACCCCGGCGAGTACGGGCTGCCGGGGGTGAGTGTGGAGGCGTTGCAGGGCGGGACCGTGGTGGCCGAGACGGTCACCGGGGCCGACGGCAGCTTCGCCTTCCCAGAGCTTGCCGGCGGCGGGTACACGGTCCGGCTCGCCGCCGGCAACTTCACCGAACCGTACCGAGGCCTGACCTGGCTCGGTCCGGGGCTGGTGACTCCGGCGATCATCGGCTCCTACATCTGGGTGTGGGCCGGCTTCGCCATGGTGGTGATCTCCGCCGGGTTCAGCTCGATTCCCCGCGCGGCGGTGGAGTCAGCCCGGCTCGACGGCGCAAGCGAGTGGCAGGTGTTGCGGCTGATTACCATTCCGCTGCTGCGGCCGGTGCTAGCGGTGGTGGTGGTCACCCTGGTGATCAATGTGCTGAAGATCTTCGATCTGGTGTTGGTGCTGGCGCCGGAGTCGGTCCAGCCGGAGGCGAACGTGCTCGGGCTGGAGATGTACCACGCCTCCTTCACCCGGCTCAATGCCGGCCTCGGCAGCGCCATCGCGGTGTTGCTCTTCGCCCTGGTGCTGCCTGGGATGGCGTGGCGGGCGCGGATGCTGCGTCGCCAGGAACGGCGGGGGTACTGA
- a CDS encoding ABC transporter substrate-binding protein, whose amino-acid sequence MVWAIGGADAQPGRVHQQIAQLWSEENPDTPIRIEVLPEDADGQREQHALELQAEGSGFDVLGVDVIWTGEYSENGWVESLEDVRADIEAVTLPGPFNSATWGDELWAAPYNSNAGFLYYRTDLVDEPPTTWEELCEVGAEVGAEEGIAGFVAQGAQYEGFVVNWLEYYWSTGADLFNEDESAVTFDVDAAVEVTEWMNDSLGDCFAPGFNTAQEEEARNEFQAGNAVFMRNWPYAYGQIQDDEGSPANGNFDIAPLPTFTGTGTISALGGFNNAVSAYSNNTEAATDFVVWAATDPEVQTLLAEESLPPTMASVYDDLAGDPVMSLLGEVLADSLPRPPSPAWNEISVEMQRALFPAYNGDADAQSAAESVREYLESTIQ is encoded by the coding sequence ATGGTCTGGGCGATCGGCGGCGCGGACGCCCAGCCGGGACGGGTTCACCAGCAGATCGCCCAGCTGTGGTCCGAGGAGAACCCGGACACCCCGATCCGCATCGAGGTGCTGCCGGAGGACGCCGACGGCCAGCGCGAGCAGCACGCTCTAGAACTGCAGGCCGAGGGCAGCGGCTTCGACGTGCTCGGGGTCGACGTGATCTGGACCGGCGAGTACTCGGAGAACGGCTGGGTCGAGAGCCTGGAGGATGTCCGCGCCGACATCGAAGCGGTCACCCTGCCCGGACCGTTCAACTCTGCCACCTGGGGCGACGAGCTGTGGGCCGCGCCGTACAACTCCAACGCCGGGTTCCTCTACTACCGCACCGACCTGGTGGACGAACCACCGACGACCTGGGAAGAGCTGTGTGAGGTCGGGGCCGAGGTGGGCGCCGAGGAAGGAATCGCCGGCTTCGTCGCCCAGGGCGCGCAGTACGAGGGCTTCGTGGTGAACTGGCTCGAGTACTACTGGAGCACCGGCGCCGACCTGTTCAACGAGGACGAGTCGGCGGTCACCTTCGACGTCGACGCGGCGGTCGAGGTGACCGAGTGGATGAACGACTCGCTCGGCGACTGCTTCGCCCCGGGCTTCAACACCGCCCAGGAGGAAGAGGCCCGCAACGAGTTCCAGGCCGGCAATGCCGTCTTCATGCGGAACTGGCCGTACGCGTACGGGCAGATCCAGGACGATGAGGGCAGCCCAGCCAACGGCAACTTCGACATCGCGCCGTTGCCGACCTTCACCGGCACCGGCACCATCTCGGCGCTGGGCGGCTTCAACAACGCGGTTAGCGCCTACTCCAACAACACGGAGGCCGCGACCGACTTCGTCGTCTGGGCCGCCACTGACCCAGAGGTTCAGACCCTGCTGGCGGAAGAGTCGCTGCCGCCGACCATGGCCTCGGTCTACGACGACCTAGCCGGCGACCCGGTGATGTCGCTGTTGGGTGAGGTGCTCGCCGACTCCCTGCCGCGTCCCCCGTCGCCAGCCTGGAACGAGATCAGCGTCGAGATGCAGCGGGCGCTCTTCCCCGCCTACAACGGCGACGCCGACGCCCAGAGCGCGGCGGAGAGCGTGCGGGAGTACCTCGAGAGCACCATCCAGTAA
- a CDS encoding carbohydrate ABC transporter permease has product MTAPTPVESTRDPELDPELHGGSSDLRRLNRRRAAQVWGKTALLSVIMVWCLFPFVWLISTSLKQGDRALNSPNLFEGPFGLGNYRAVFEQSFHLNLRNSLMIAGVTTILCVIVGSLCAYAIARLPIKRKILLLSSVLAVSLFPPVALVPPLYELWRTLGLLNTWEGLYIPYTAFTLPLTIFILTTFFAAIPKDLAEAAKIDGATPFQAFYKIIFPLAAPGVFAAAIIIFVLSWNEFLLASTFAPRNPEIAQTVPVAIAGFTGAVEFQRPIGTITAACVVVTIPMIIVALIFQRRIVSGLTAGGVKG; this is encoded by the coding sequence ATGACTGCCCCCACCCCGGTCGAGTCGACCCGGGATCCAGAGCTCGACCCGGAGTTGCACGGCGGCAGCTCCGACCTGCGTCGCCTCAACCGTCGTCGGGCCGCGCAGGTCTGGGGAAAGACCGCGCTGCTCAGCGTCATCATGGTCTGGTGCCTATTTCCGTTCGTGTGGCTGATCTCGACCAGCCTCAAGCAGGGCGACCGGGCGCTCAACAGCCCCAACCTCTTCGAGGGCCCGTTCGGCCTCGGCAACTACCGGGCGGTCTTCGAGCAGAGCTTCCATCTGAACCTGCGAAACTCACTGATGATCGCGGGTGTCACCACCATCCTATGTGTCATCGTCGGTTCGCTGTGCGCGTACGCCATCGCCCGACTGCCGATCAAGCGGAAGATCCTGCTGCTCTCCAGCGTCCTCGCGGTTTCGCTCTTCCCGCCGGTCGCGCTGGTGCCGCCGCTCTATGAACTGTGGCGCACGCTGGGGCTGCTGAACACCTGGGAAGGGCTCTACATCCCCTACACGGCGTTCACGCTACCGCTGACCATCTTTATCTTGACCACCTTCTTCGCCGCGATTCCGAAGGATCTGGCGGAGGCGGCCAAGATCGACGGTGCCACTCCATTCCAGGCGTTCTATAAGATCATCTTTCCGCTCGCCGCTCCGGGGGTGTTCGCCGCCGCGATCATCATCTTCGTGTTGTCGTGGAACGAGTTCCTGCTCGCCAGTACCTTCGCACCCCGCAACCCGGAGATCGCTCAAACAGTGCCGGTGGCGATCGCCGGCTTCACCGGGGCGGTGGAGTTCCAGCGCCCGATCGGCACCATCACCGCGGCCTGTGTGGTGGTGACCATCCCGATGATCATCGTGGCGTTGATCTTCCAGCGTCGCATCGTCTCCGGCCTCACCGCGGGCGGCGTCAAGGGCTGA
- the xylA gene encoding xylose isomerase has protein sequence MQLTPTPEDRFTFGLWTVGWTARDPFGDATRPPLDPVTAVHKLAELGAYGVTFHDDDLIPFGASDEVRDQHIARFRKALDETGLAVPMVTTNLFLHPVFRDGGFTSNDREVRRFALRKVLRNIDLGAELGATTYVLWGGREGAESDAAKDVRVALDRYREGLDILCQYVIDQGYDMRFAIEPKPNEPRGDILLPTVGHALAFINGLAHPERVGVNPEVGHEQMAGLNFVHGIAQALWHGKLFHIDLNGQRGIKYDQDLVFGHGDLLNAFFLVDLLEFGGLNGGRAYEGSRQFDYKPLRTEDMAGVWASAAANMRTYLSLKERARQWRADPEVAEALAASRVDQLAVPTLNPGESYQDLLADRSAFEEFDPDAAAQRGYGFVRLNQLAVDHLLGFRG, from the coding sequence ATGCAGCTGACCCCGACCCCAGAAGACCGGTTCACCTTTGGCCTGTGGACCGTCGGCTGGACCGCCCGCGACCCGTTCGGGGACGCGACCCGGCCGCCGCTCGACCCGGTCACCGCGGTACACAAGCTCGCCGAGCTCGGCGCGTACGGCGTCACCTTCCACGACGACGACCTGATCCCGTTCGGTGCCAGCGACGAGGTCCGTGACCAGCACATCGCCCGGTTCCGGAAGGCGCTCGACGAGACCGGGCTGGCGGTGCCTATGGTCACCACCAACCTCTTCCTGCACCCGGTCTTCCGGGACGGCGGATTCACCAGCAACGACCGCGAGGTACGCCGGTTCGCGCTGCGCAAGGTCCTGCGCAACATCGACCTCGGCGCGGAGCTGGGCGCCACCACTTATGTGTTGTGGGGCGGCCGGGAGGGCGCCGAGTCGGACGCCGCCAAGGATGTTCGGGTCGCGCTCGACCGGTACCGGGAGGGGCTGGACATCCTCTGCCAGTACGTCATCGACCAGGGCTACGACATGCGGTTCGCGATCGAGCCGAAGCCGAACGAGCCCCGCGGCGACATCCTGCTGCCGACCGTGGGTCACGCGTTGGCGTTCATCAATGGCCTCGCCCATCCGGAGCGGGTCGGGGTCAACCCCGAGGTCGGGCACGAGCAGATGGCCGGCCTGAACTTCGTGCACGGCATCGCCCAGGCCCTCTGGCACGGCAAGCTGTTCCACATCGACCTCAACGGTCAGCGCGGCATCAAGTACGACCAGGATCTGGTCTTCGGCCACGGTGACCTGCTGAACGCGTTCTTCCTGGTCGACCTGTTGGAGTTCGGTGGGCTGAACGGTGGCCGGGCCTACGAGGGGTCCCGGCAGTTCGACTACAAGCCGCTGCGGACCGAAGACATGGCCGGAGTCTGGGCCTCTGCCGCCGCGAACATGCGTACCTACCTGTCGTTGAAGGAGCGGGCCCGGCAGTGGCGGGCCGATCCGGAGGTCGCCGAGGCGCTCGCGGCCAGCCGAGTGGACCAGCTCGCGGTCCCGACGCTGAACCCGGGCGAGTCCTATCAGGATCTTCTCGCCGACCGTTCCGCGTTCGAGGAGTTCGACCCGGACGCGGCGGCGCAGCGCGGCTACGGCTTCGTCCGGCTCAACCAGCTCGCCGTGGACCATCTGCTCGGTTTCCGCGGCTGA
- the xylB gene encoding xylulokinase, whose amino-acid sequence MTLVAGVDSSTQSCKVVIRDADTGELVRSGRANHPDGTEVHPEAWWEALSAATEQAGGLADVAAVSVAGQQHGMVCLNPAGEVVRPALLWNDTRSAAAAADLVSELPGGAKAWADAVGSVPVASFTISKLRWLAQHEPAHAAATATVCLPHDWLTWRLTGGAGAPVTDRSDASGTGYWSAATGEYRRDLLRLGLGRDDVTLPAVLGPAERAGQAAGGALLGPGAGDNAAAALGAGARPGDVVVSIGTSGTVFSVADTPAADASGAVAGFADASGRYLPLVCTLNAARVLDAAATLLGVDHQALSELALSAPAAADGLTLIPYLEGERTPNRPLATGAVHGLTLGTASPAHLARAAVEGMLCALADGLDALLAQGATVRRVILIGGGAASEAVRRIAPQVFGCPVLVPPMGEYVADGAARQAAWVLTGAAEPPEWTSAAAATYEADPAPAIREQYAAARDHVIDRP is encoded by the coding sequence GTGACCCTCGTCGCCGGGGTGGACTCATCCACCCAGTCCTGCAAAGTGGTGATCCGCGACGCCGACACCGGTGAGCTGGTCCGCTCCGGCCGGGCCAACCACCCGGACGGCACCGAGGTCCACCCCGAGGCGTGGTGGGAGGCGCTGTCGGCCGCGACCGAGCAGGCCGGCGGCCTCGCCGACGTGGCCGCGGTCTCGGTCGCCGGTCAGCAGCACGGCATGGTGTGTCTGAACCCGGCCGGCGAGGTGGTCCGGCCGGCGTTGTTGTGGAACGACACCAGGTCGGCGGCGGCCGCCGCCGACCTGGTGTCGGAGCTGCCGGGTGGGGCGAAGGCCTGGGCGGACGCGGTCGGCTCGGTCCCGGTCGCCTCGTTCACGATCAGCAAGCTGCGCTGGCTCGCGCAGCATGAGCCGGCGCACGCCGCGGCCACCGCCACCGTGTGCCTGCCCCATGATTGGCTCACCTGGCGGCTCACCGGCGGGGCCGGGGCACCGGTCACCGACCGCTCCGACGCCAGCGGCACCGGGTACTGGTCGGCGGCGACCGGCGAATACCGGCGTGACCTGCTCCGCCTCGGCCTCGGCCGGGACGACGTGACGCTACCAGCGGTGCTCGGTCCGGCCGAGCGTGCCGGCCAGGCCGCCGGCGGCGCGCTGCTCGGGCCGGGCGCCGGCGACAACGCCGCGGCCGCGCTCGGGGCCGGTGCCCGCCCCGGCGACGTGGTGGTCTCGATCGGGACCTCCGGCACGGTCTTCTCGGTCGCCGATACGCCGGCCGCCGACGCTTCGGGCGCGGTCGCCGGGTTCGCCGATGCCTCGGGCCGGTACCTGCCGTTGGTCTGCACCCTCAACGCTGCCCGGGTGCTGGACGCGGCGGCGACCCTGCTCGGGGTCGACCACCAGGCGCTCTCCGAACTGGCCCTATCCGCGCCAGCGGCTGCCGACGGGCTCACCCTGATCCCGTACCTGGAGGGGGAGCGCACTCCCAACCGTCCGCTGGCGACCGGCGCGGTGCATGGACTCACTCTCGGCACCGCGAGCCCGGCGCATCTGGCCCGGGCGGCGGTCGAGGGGATGCTCTGCGCGCTCGCTGATGGCTTGGACGCGCTGCTCGCCCAGGGCGCGACCGTCCGCCGGGTGATCCTGATCGGGGGCGGCGCCGCCTCGGAGGCGGTCCGCCGGATCGCCCCGCAGGTCTTCGGCTGCCCGGTGCTGGTGCCGCCGATGGGCGAGTATGTAGCCGACGGCGCCGCCCGGCAGGCCGCCTGGGTGCTCACCGGGGCTGCTGAGCCACCGGAGTGGACTTCGGCGGCGGCGGCCACCTACGAGGCCGACCCGGCCCCGGCGATCCGCGAGCAGTACGCCGCCGCCCGCGACCACGTCATCGACCGCCCCTAG